Genomic window (Pimelobacter simplex):
CCGACATAGCCGCGGGCCTCTCGTCCGACGAGGTCGACCGCCGGCGGTGTGAGTGCTTGCTGGCGGGCGAGTTTGGCCGCGATCGCAGCCAGGTGGCGCTCGTGCTCCGCGGCCGCCAGCTCGTCGCGTTCACGCCGGCGCGCGCTGGCTTCCATCTGGACTCGTTCGGTGATGACGTGCTGTCGTGTGGTCCACACGATCCGCGCAGCTGTCGGCAGTCGCAGGAACCGGCGCACCGCCACATGGTGAGTCCTGATCGTGCCGGCCAGAACGCCGGCGACGAAGGTCTCGAGGTTGACTGCTTCAGGGACCGGTCCCCACCAGCCGTGGCCGGGACATGGGCCGGGCGCTCCGCCATCGTTCTCGCAGCGCCGGCGCGGGCACCAGGATTCGCGGAAGACGGCGGCTCCGTTGACGACCTGGGCATCGGCGGGCCCTGGGTCGGCGGGCAGGGTGATCTGAACGGCTGGCACGGCTCCAATCCACGGGCGGTCGTGGTCGGTGACCCAGCACACCGGCACCTCGGAGGCCTGCATCCGCGACGTGCGCTCACGTAGCTCGTCGACGGTGATCTGGGCCAGCTGCGCCTCCCAGGCCATCTTCCTGGCGCCGTCGGGGCTGGTGGCCAGCACGTCCGCGCGCCAGCCGTCGCCGGCTACCTCGAGTTCGGCGTACCAGCCGGCCTCGCGAATGGCTGAAGCCAGCTGCAGCTTGAGCAGTCGGTGGGCCATGGTCTCCCCCACCAGGGAGCAGGTTGGCGCAGCACGATCGTGGGCGAAGAACCGCAGGCCCTTGGGCGAGAGCTTGGCGTGGAGACCATGCCCGCACTCGCGGCAGGTCAGAGGCGCGCGCGGTCGCGCGCGGTGGATCGCCTCCCAGGACGTCCCCTCGCCGAGCGGGTCAACGGTTGCGTCGAGCACGCCTGCCGCGGCGTGCTGCGCCGTCAGTGGCACGAGCGAACTCTGCCGCAGAGGTACGACATTTCCGGAGACGCTCAGGCAGAGGCTGGACTGGTGCTGCTCCAGGTGGCACCGCACGCGCCGCACGTCCGATCGAATCCTGGGTGCACACAGCCGACCCAATGCACCCAGCCCGGATCGCCCTCCATCGCCTCAGGTCCGGAGGGCATGCCGATGACTAGGTGGGTGATGTCGCCCGACTTGCAGGTCGGGCAGATGCCGCGGGGGACGTCGTACACCTCGCGCTCGAGGTCGTCCGGGGGAAGCATCATCCGGTCAGCGTAGAAGGGCGTACCGACACTTTCTTGCCGAACTGGGCTCACTCGTCGGCCCCCATCATGTTGAAGAAGCGGACCTGGCCCAGGGCTTGCTGCAAGGCGGTGATGAGCTCGGTGTCGCTCATGGCTGAGACGGCGGGTGCCGCCGTCTGCGAAGCGAATCCATCTCGGGTGTAGACGCCGAGGTCGTCCGCCGTTTCGGCGCATGCTCGGGCCAGACCCATCACGCTCAACGGGAACTCGTAGGCGGTCCCGATTGCCTCGTCGTTGCTCGTCATCACGACTTCGAGCGCTGTTGCATCGGCCTGGTCGTCCCAGACCTGGTCAACGCGGACCGGCCTGGCGAAGAGGAACATCAGCAACGTCTCGATGTCGCCGACATCGTCGACGTCAACCACGTCGAGCAAGGCTTCTGGGTCGTCGACGAGAGTGGAGAATCTGGTGTCTGGCACGTCGTGATCTTTCCACTCAGGTCCGACACTTTCCGTGGGCGAATGAGGTCAGCGGACCTTCATCCGAGGGCCCCCCAGGTCTTGACGTGGAGGGTGAGCTCAGACAGCGCCTCAGCGAGCTGGCCGGACGACGTGGTGGGGTCGACCTTGCAGTACCGGTACACGAAATCCGGGGCGAACCGTCGCCACTCACCGGGTCCTTGAACCAGCGGGCCGAGCCGCTCGCCGAGCACGGCGGATGCGCTTTCGAACTCGGCAAAGGAGAGGTACTCCGCGTCGGCGATCGCGGCTCGCGCCGCTGCGAGCCGGTCCCCTTTACCGACCAAACCGGCGTCCTGCACCAGGACGAACAGTCGCAATTGGCCGCCCTGGAACTGCCAGCCGACCGCGCGGTCATCGGACAGCCGGTGGGTGTAGGTGATCAAGCCCTCGGCCTTGCTGATGTCGACGACCAGCGGTAGCTGCTCGCCGAACTCGTCGGAGATCAGCTGAGCTAGCCCGGAGAATCGCATCCGCTGGATCGGGCCAAGGAAGTACTTGCTGGGAAGGCTCCCGAGCGCCTCGTTGACGGCGAAGGCGCCCTCGACGTCCTGCCGGGGGTCGACGGCATCTTTGAGCTCGACGAGCCGGCGCACAAGGACGCGGTACCGCTCGACGAGCGTCGCGTCCGTGCCGAAGTGTGTCGGGTCGAGCTGGTCGAGGGCGCGGAGCAGGTGCTCGTACGGGATCCACCGCCACGGACTGGGCAGCTCAAAGGCAGGTGCCATCAGTGACAGCAGGTAGTAGTTGGTCCCGCTGTCACCGGCCCGTCCGGGGTTGTTCGCCCACGGCAGAGGCTTTGAGCAGTAGTTGGCGAGCTGGGCCGGGTACGGCACCGAGTACAGCTTGTTCTCGACGACGAACCGGCCGCGGCCGTTGGCGCCTTCAGCGACCAGGTCGAGGTGCCTCCACTCGCGCCACACGTTCCACTCCCCTGCCGTCTCGTCGCCGGCGAAGAGACCCGCCAGCGGCGTCGAAGCACGGGGGTGCTCGGCGAGGAGGGCGGCGATGGTGTTGCTGTGAAACAGCTCCTGAGCGCCGCGCGACATGGACCACATGAGGTCGGCTTCGAACGCCTTCAACAGCGGGTTGACCAGTTCCGCAAGGCCTGGAGAGCTGGTCTCCTCCGACGTGACGGCGATGGTCCGGTGACTGCTCACGGACTCCTTGGCCGGCGTGTCGAGATCGGCAGCTCTGACGTAGCGGACGGGATTTTGCGATCCGCTAGGGAAGATCGACGAGACGTCAGCGCCCACCCAACGGTCGCGATCCTCGGCAACGACTCCCTCGAAGCCAATGCGGTGCTCCTGGCCGGGTTCGGGGCATGGCCCCCACGTCGTGGGGAGGTAGGCCTCGCGAATGATGCCGTTAGCCACGGCGAGAGCACGGACAACCTGTTCGGCCTTCGTAGCCGACATCACCCACCAGCCGCGAGTGGCGTCGTACAGGTCAGCCGCCGAGATGTCGGGCTGCCATGACTGATTGATCCGCAGCAGGAGGATCAGGGGATCTTCCCCCGCGGCTGCCTCGGTGACGGGCTGCCCCTTCGGACCGCCACGATTCGCCGAAGCGCCGTCGTGCCCCGACGCGAGCGCGCCGACCGTCGTGTAGCGGACGGGATTCGCTGCGCCCGGCGGAAAAAGGTGGCTCACGTCTGTGCCGACCCACTGGCTCGCGTCTAGGGCGACGTCTCCATGAAAGGCAATTCGCCCCAGGAGTTCTGGGTTGGTCGCGACCTCCCAGCGATAGGGCTCGTACGCCGCGAACACCTGGTTGTTGACGATCGCCAGGACCCGACGTACGGGCTGCACCTGGGTGGCAGACGCCTTCCACCACTTGCGTGCGAGCTCGTACAGGGCGGCGTGATCGGCGGCGAGGGCCGCCGAGTGGTCAACCTTGACCAGCAGCACTTTGTCGTCGTCGCGGAGGTGTGTCGGCATCCCGGTTCCGTTCTCGTGGTGAGCGGCTGAACAGGACAAGCATGGACTGGGTGCCGTCGAACCGGGGGTCAGCCGCCTGACCCTGCCTTAGCCTTCAGCGATGGAGGACCTTCAGGGCCGGGTGACTCTCAAGTACCGGGACACTGTGCGTGGACCGTGGCAGATCCCGCGCTGGGAGATTCTCTCCGTGGGTCGCACGCAGGGCTACGGCCTCCACCTCCCGAACAGCTGGGTACCGAGCAAGCTATGTCGATTCCTGCCTTGGGAGCAGGGGTGGGTCGTGCAGGTCGGACCTCGTCCGCGGATGCGGGTGCAGGACCCCTACGTGGGTGATCACATCTTCGACCGGGCTGCCCTGGTCGCGCTCCAGGAAGGCGAATGTCTGCTCTCCTTCCCCGAGCTCGACGACTTCGTCCAACTCGGTGTTGTCATCGGACCCGATGCTGGGGCGGATCTTCCCCTGGCCGGGGACGACGAGCTGGTCCGTGACGAATTCAGGTCGCGAACCCGGTACGCCGCCGGGCGCCTGAGTCTCACCCCGAACCAGCGTCTGGTCGTGGCCGCCAGCTTCGCGTACCTGATCAAGGGCGAGAAGAAGCCGGCCAACGTCGCCGCGGCGGCCGCGGCCCTCACCGGGAAGGGCGAGGCTGCGGTGGTAAAGACCCTGATCAAGGTTCGCGACCGGGTGAATGCGGAGAAGTGGGGTCCCAAGCTCGAGAGCTACGAGCAACTCGGCCATTACCTGGTGCATCTGACTCGATCCATCGGTTGGGAGGACCTTCCCAAGAACCTGCAGGGGTCAGTCGGCTGACCCCCTCCTGACGGTCGTGTCCGCCACGCTCTTCCCAGATCGCCCGACCGGCGGGCAGGAGAAGGAGGTGGCGGGATGAAGCTCCACATCGGACAGGGCACCACAGTGGGCGCGGTCACTGTGTTTCCGGTCTGGCACGACGGCCACGTGCGGTCGGTCCGGACCTACGACACCGGGTCCGCCACCCTGACGGTCACCGAGGCCGACTCGGGGCCGACCGTTCCGACGCTCCAGATCGCCAACCGCGGCGAGAAGCCCGTGCTCGTTCTCGACGGCCAGCTCTTCGAGGGCGGCATGCAGCACCGAATGGCGACCCGCTCCACCCTCGTCAGGGCCGGCGCACGGATGGCGATCGAGGTCGCCTGCGTCGAGCAGAGCCGCTGGGCCGGCGCGATCAACCAGGCGACCCGCGGCCGGCGAGCCAGCCTCCTGATTCGCGACGGCTACGGCGCCGGCGGCCAGGACGAAGTGTGGCGCCGCATCGCGTCGTACGACGCCACGGCGGGCCGCGTCTCGCGCACCGGCTCGCTCGCCGAGCGCCTCGACACGGCGACGGCCGACGAGCAGGCGATGGTGCTCGCGACCGCTGCCCGGCCGCTCGGCGGCCAGTGCGGCGTGATCATCGGCGTTGGCGGCCAGCCGCTGCTGTTGGAGGTGTTCGACCACCCGACCACGCTGCGCGAGCAGCTCCGACCGCTCTACCGCGCCGCCGCACTCGACGCCTACGGAGCGCCCGCCCTGCCAACTCCCGCTCGCCGAGCCCGCCGACTGGCCGAGCGGCTCGCGCAGATCCAGATTGACCTCGAGCCCGACGTCGGTCAGATGGGGAGGCTCGGGCGAGCGATGAACGAGCACCTGGATGTCGCCGAGCTGCGCCACCGCCTCGCAACTGTGCACCTGCGCGCGTCGTACCGTCGCCATCCTCTGCTGCAGTCGGCCTGATCGGAGTCAGTGATGAGCGATGTGAAGGATGTGCTCACGCGGCTGAAGGCCAGCGCGATCACGGCCCAAGAGGCAGGAGCCGAGATTCGGCGCGTGGTGAGCATTGTCGGCGGTGTGCACGAGGGTGTGGCACCGATCGAGGCCAGCCAGATGCGGATGGCTGGATCGCTGCCCGAGCGCGACGACGACAACACCTTCCTCGAGGTGACCGCAGCCTGGATCGGCGGCGACCTGACCGATGAGGACTACTGGACCATCTACGGTGCCGTCACCGGCACGCGGAAGGAGCTCGGATGAGGCTCACGACAGCTCAGCACGACCGAGCGGCCGGAGTGCTGCTCGCGATGGCCGCTGGCGACGCGCTTGGTGTGCCCTATGAGTTTGCTACCCCTCCTCCCCCGGGGGTCGAGGCCGCGATGACGGGCGGAGGCCTCGGTAACTTCGCGCCTGGCGAGTGGAGTGACGACACGTCGATGGCGATCGCGATCGCGCGGGTCACCGCGACCGGTGCCGACCTGGCCACGGCCGGCGCGCTCGATGACATCGCCGAGGGCTTCCTCGAGTGGTACCAGAGCAACCCGCCCGATGTGGGCATTCAGACCAGCTCCGTGCTGCGGGCGACGCGGACACGCTTGACGACCGAGGCGGAGAGTGCTGGCCGGGTGATGACCGCGGAGGCGGCCAGCTACGCCGCGGCGCGGTCGCACTCCGCCGGCAACGGCGCTCTGATGAGGACGGCACCAGTAGCCCTGGCGCACCTCGACGACCGCGGCCGCTTGGCGCAGGCGGCGCGCGCAGTCGCCGAGCTCACGCACGGCGATCCTCTCGCCGGTGACTCGTGTGTCCTGTGGTGCGAAGCGATTCGCGCGGCCGTCTTGGAAGGCCGGTTCGCCTTCACCGCAGGACTCGATTTGCTCCCAGACGAGCGGCGTGACGCATGGCGGGCGCGGCTCGACGACGCTCTCGACGTCACCCGCAACCGAAGCGAGCTGATCCCCGGTGAGCGGTTCCGGCCCAACGGGTTCACCGTCACCGCGCTCCAGGCCGCGGTTGCGGCGATCGTCACGGCCGACGTACCCGTGCGGATGCCCTGTCGCCACCTCCAACTCGCTTTGCACAGCGCGGTCCGCATCGGCGACGACACCGACACGGTCGCCGCGATCGCCGGCGGCCTGCTCGGGGCCCGCTGGGGCGCGAGCGCCGTGCCGTGGCGGTGGCGCCGGATGCTCAACGGGTGGCCTGGTGTCGACGGCATCGAGTTGGTCTGCCTCGCGGCACTCACGGCCACGGGCGGCCAGCCGGACCACAAGGGCTGGCCATCGGCCGGGGTTGTTCCCTACTCG
Coding sequences:
- a CDS encoding competence protein CoiA family protein, with product MPLTAQHAAAGVLDATVDPLGEGTSWEAIHRARPRAPLTCRECGHGLHAKLSPKGLRFFAHDRAAPTCSLVGETMAHRLLKLQLASAIREAGWYAELEVAGDGWRADVLATSPDGARKMAWEAQLAQITVDELRERTSRMQASEVPVCWVTDHDRPWIGAVPAVQITLPADPGPADAQVVNGAAVFRESWCPRRRCENDGGAPGPCPGHGWWGPVPEAVNLETFVAGVLAGTIRTHHVAVRRFLRLPTAARIVWTTRQHVITERVQMEASARRRERDELAAAEHERHLAAIAAKLARQQALTPPAVDLVGREARGYVGVRDATPEWAMGVPLFVHDMPQGVISPVVSRVSAEVLARFRGLTLFVATEAERRALARACGPAQRIVLFEVEIPAQPRPPAVTYGRAGRVR
- a CDS encoding ARPP-1 family domain-containing protein; translated protein: MKLHIGQGTTVGAVTVFPVWHDGHVRSVRTYDTGSATLTVTEADSGPTVPTLQIANRGEKPVLVLDGQLFEGGMQHRMATRSTLVRAGARMAIEVACVEQSRWAGAINQATRGRRASLLIRDGYGAGGQDEVWRRIASYDATAGRVSRTGSLAERLDTATADEQAMVLATAARPLGGQCGVIIGVGGQPLLLEVFDHPTTLREQLRPLYRAAALDAYGAPALPTPARRARRLAERLAQIQIDLEPDVGQMGRLGRAMNEHLDVAELRHRLATVHLRASYRRHPLLQSA
- a CDS encoding ADP-ribosylglycohydrolase family protein → MRLTTAQHDRAAGVLLAMAAGDALGVPYEFATPPPPGVEAAMTGGGLGNFAPGEWSDDTSMAIAIARVTATGADLATAGALDDIAEGFLEWYQSNPPDVGIQTSSVLRATRTRLTTEAESAGRVMTAEAASYAAARSHSAGNGALMRTAPVALAHLDDRGRLAQAARAVAELTHGDPLAGDSCVLWCEAIRAAVLEGRFAFTAGLDLLPDERRDAWRARLDDALDVTRNRSELIPGERFRPNGFTVTALQAAVAAIVTADVPVRMPCRHLQLALHSAVRIGDDTDTVAAIAGGLLGARWGASAVPWRWRRMLNGWPGVDGIELVCLAALTATGGQPDHKGWPSAGVVPYSEWASPDPVPHPYDDGVLLGTHASRGHQVDAVVSVCRVGRNQECFAGATEVIHSRLMDSEDPGANENLEFTLYDAADAVRGLRAEGKRVLLHCVAAEQRTPSVAVAYGLLLGHSVADARRDVRKVLGSTRGRGRVWDAVAGLVDLSGDSATTV